In Pseudanabaena yagii GIHE-NHR1, the following proteins share a genomic window:
- a CDS encoding type II toxin-antitoxin system RelE/ParE family toxin, translating to MSILPLKPVEWIGSSLDDLKDFPDEVQQVVGYALYIAQCGDKHPSAKPLKGFKGAGVVEVVEDFDGDTYRAVYTIKFADVVYVLHSFQKKSKQGIATPKQDIDLIEARLKRAKEHYAEHYNKKK from the coding sequence GTGAGTATTTTACCGTTGAAACCTGTTGAGTGGATTGGGAGTTCGCTAGATGATTTAAAAGATTTCCCAGACGAGGTTCAGCAAGTTGTGGGTTATGCTTTGTACATCGCTCAATGTGGAGATAAACATCCTTCTGCTAAGCCACTTAAAGGTTTTAAAGGTGCTGGCGTTGTGGAAGTGGTAGAAGATTTTGATGGAGACACTTATCGGGCAGTCTATACGATCAAATTTGCTGATGTTGTTTATGTTTTGCATTCCTTTCAAAAGAAATCGAAACAGGGCATTGCTACTCCAAAGCAAGATATCGATTTGATTGAAGCAAGACTAAAACGGGCTAAAGAACACTATGCTGAGCATTACAACAAGAAAAAGTAA
- a CDS encoding type II toxin-antitoxin system ParD family antitoxin produces MSIALKIEQEQFIQKKLKSGKYSSADEVIFEAFRLLEERDKHYEQWLQDTRQKVADGLAQLDRGEGLDGESVIARLKEQVRM; encoded by the coding sequence ATGAGTATTGCCTTAAAAATTGAGCAAGAGCAGTTTATTCAAAAAAAGCTGAAAAGTGGTAAGTATAGCTCTGCTGATGAGGTGATTTTTGAGGCGTTTCGGTTGCTTGAGGAAAGAGATAAACATTATGAGCAATGGCTGCAAGATACTCGCCAAAAGGTTGCTGATGGTCTAGCTCAACTAGATCGGGGTGAAGGGCTGGATGGTGAGAGTGTGATAGCAAGATTAAAAGAACAGGTTCGTATGTAG
- a CDS encoding DUF3181 family protein has product MSTTERIEQLAAAIAEDVYIDIAKWHLYLNDAHLHRPLAEKFYPMIVAGIKASDVSQVLEETKIAIGGGKREIPLSDLIPSSCQNRLLTILEEFDY; this is encoded by the coding sequence ATGAGTACTACAGAACGCATTGAACAGTTAGCTGCGGCGATCGCAGAAGATGTCTATATCGATATCGCGAAGTGGCATTTATATTTGAATGATGCCCATTTGCATCGCCCCCTTGCCGAGAAGTTTTATCCAATGATCGTGGCGGGGATTAAGGCTTCGGATGTGAGCCAAGTCCTAGAAGAAACTAAGATTGCTATTGGTGGCGGTAAACGCGAGATTCCTCTAAGTGATTTAATTCCCAGTTCTTGCCAAAACCGATTGTTAACTATTTTAGAAGAGTTTGACTATTAA
- a CDS encoding IS4 family transposase: protein MFHNENCWQWNRARLAFVSMFLIALMRVKTVNLAEIATGFSGYAKVESHYKRLQRFFRDFEVDYEKIALMVVKVMQIPEPWVISIDRTDWEFGKTVFNVLTLGIVHYGIAFPLVWMMLDKKGNSNTRERCELCNRFLEIFGDRKIDFLSADREFVGEDWLDYLLCEPCNRFRIRRKNTLLNDGQKKLRADICFQDLQVGQSKVLSKPRKVWNHWLRIAAMRLDDGDLLIVATTHDPDTAIADYAKRWAIETLFGCFKTRGFCLESTHLQDPERLSKLIALLTLALCWAFSSGLWLAQLNPLKPKKHGRLPKSIFRLGFDFLRHIIFDLHLNSQAFFNSIKFLSCT from the coding sequence ATTTTTCATAATGAGAATTGCTGGCAATGGAATAGAGCAAGACTAGCCTTTGTGTCCATGTTCTTGATCGCGCTAATGCGAGTAAAGACAGTAAACCTAGCTGAAATTGCCACAGGATTTAGTGGTTATGCCAAAGTCGAATCACACTATAAGAGGTTACAGAGATTTTTTCGAGACTTTGAAGTGGACTATGAAAAGATCGCACTCATGGTCGTCAAAGTCATGCAAATCCCCGAACCTTGGGTAATTTCTATCGACCGCACCGATTGGGAATTCGGTAAAACCGTGTTTAATGTGCTGACATTGGGAATAGTGCATTACGGTATTGCATTCCCGTTGGTATGGATGATGCTGGACAAAAAAGGTAACTCAAACACCCGTGAGCGCTGTGAATTGTGTAATCGATTTCTGGAAATATTTGGAGACCGCAAAATCGACTTTTTGAGTGCAGACCGAGAGTTTGTCGGTGAGGATTGGTTAGATTACTTGTTGTGTGAACCATGTAACCGTTTTCGTATCCGCCGTAAAAATACTTTGCTCAATGACGGGCAGAAAAAACTGCGTGCCGACATTTGTTTTCAAGACCTCCAAGTTGGTCAGTCCAAAGTATTGTCCAAGCCCAGAAAGGTTTGGAACCATTGGCTTCGTATAGCCGCTATGCGTCTTGATGATGGCGATTTATTAATTGTCGCGACGACTCATGACCCTGATACGGCTATTGCTGACTATGCTAAGCGTTGGGCTATTGAGACTTTATTCGGGTGCTTTAAAACCCGTGGCTTTTGTTTGGAGTCCACTCATCTTCAAGATCCTGAACGTCTTTCCAAACTAATTGCTTTGCTTACTCTGGCTTTATGTTGGGCTTTTTCTTCTGGGCTTTGGTTGGCTCAACTAAATCCCCTCAAGCCTAAAAAACACGGTCGTCTTCCTAAAAGCATTTTTCGCCTTGGTTTTGATTTCCTTCGTCACATCATCTTTGACTTACATCTCAATTCTCAAGCCTTCTTTAACTCCATTAAATTTTTGTCCTGTACTTAG
- a CDS encoding type II toxin-antitoxin system VapC family toxin produces MSVVADTHTIIWYLRSPEKLSTNAVNAVDNALNNGESIFISAISLVEINYLVEKNRIPTSSLEQLLQLIDDPLVKLVVVPLDTPVAKAFTQISRKIVPEMGDRIIAATALYLGLPLVTKDHKISNLSNIQIVW; encoded by the coding sequence ATGAGCGTTGTAGCTGACACCCACACAATCATTTGGTACTTGCGAAGTCCTGAAAAGTTATCAACAAATGCAGTGAACGCTGTTGATAATGCCTTGAACAATGGCGAATCAATTTTTATATCTGCGATTTCTCTTGTGGAAATAAATTATTTAGTTGAGAAAAATCGGATTCCCACCAGTTCGTTAGAGCAACTTTTACAACTCATAGACGATCCACTTGTAAAATTAGTTGTTGTTCCACTGGATACCCCAGTAGCTAAAGCTTTTACTCAAATCTCCCGTAAAATTGTCCCAGAAATGGGCGATCGCATTATCGCAGCAACTGCTCTATATCTTGGTCTGCCTCTAGTTACCAAAGACCATAAAATCAGTAACTTATCCAATATTCAGATAGTTTGGTAG
- a CDS encoding transposase, with protein sequence MTQNASRIYNELIKFGSQYSQWSDVRHLGVMAWMMVGMIATGSVNLTKWLSHINTKALIAQSTQRQLSRWLNNPRINPAKLYSPVIKELIAKWKEPEIYLSFDTSQLWEEYSMIRLCVVHQGRALPLCWRVIKHRSSSVEMSSYQDMLKRASKLLPVNVKVVLLADRAFANPELVRYVWELKWQCRIRIKGNFWIYAPKHGWQTVKQLHLRLGEAKLIHNVKVHKTESKRLTDVHIAAAWESGSREYWYILSTEPTTLQTFWEYGLRFDIEENFLDDKSNGFDLESSRLRSAPAISRLCFVIALTTLFLTAQGLAVADSGYRRLVDPHWFRGLSYLKIGWNWIHTAITKNWAFLPFYSFTSYLDSHPAIASRRKHLQKLFRIEFYASTLDYAS encoded by the coding sequence ATGACCCAAAACGCCTCACGTATCTATAATGAACTAATAAAATTCGGGAGTCAATACAGCCAGTGGTCAGATGTGCGCCATTTGGGAGTAATGGCGTGGATGATGGTGGGAATGATCGCCACAGGGAGTGTGAATTTAACGAAGTGGTTAAGCCATATCAACACAAAAGCATTGATCGCCCAAAGCACGCAAAGACAACTATCAAGATGGCTGAACAATCCGCGCATAAATCCAGCTAAGCTATACAGTCCAGTAATCAAAGAGTTAATCGCTAAATGGAAAGAGCCAGAAATATATCTGAGTTTTGATACCAGTCAACTGTGGGAAGAATACAGCATGATCCGATTGTGTGTAGTTCATCAGGGAAGAGCTTTACCGTTATGTTGGCGTGTAATCAAACATCGCAGTAGTAGTGTGGAGATGAGTAGCTATCAAGACATGCTCAAACGCGCATCGAAACTGTTGCCCGTGAATGTCAAAGTAGTTTTATTAGCAGACCGAGCATTTGCTAATCCAGAACTGGTGCGCTATGTGTGGGAATTAAAATGGCAATGTCGGATTCGGATCAAGGGTAATTTCTGGATATATGCCCCCAAGCATGGCTGGCAAACAGTCAAACAATTACATCTTCGTCTTGGTGAAGCTAAGTTGATCCACAATGTTAAAGTTCACAAAACTGAGTCCAAGCGTCTTACCGATGTGCATATTGCGGCGGCTTGGGAATCTGGGAGCCGAGAGTATTGGTATATTCTCAGTACTGAACCTACCACACTCCAAACTTTTTGGGAGTATGGTCTGAGATTCGATATTGAGGAGAATTTCTTGGATGATAAATCTAATGGCTTTGATTTAGAATCTTCGCGTTTACGTTCGGCTCCTGCCATTTCTCGCCTTTGTTTTGTGATAGCACTGACCACCTTGTTTTTAACGGCTCAAGGACTGGCGGTTGCTGATTCTGGCTATCGTCGTTTGGTTGATCCTCATTGGTTTCGTGGGCTTAGTTATCTCAAGATTGGCTGGAACTGGATTCACACCGCTATCACTAAAAACTGGGCTTTCTTGCCTTTCTACTCTTTTACTTCTTATCTTGACTCTCACCCTGCTATTGCTTCTCGTCGAAAACATCTTCAGAAATTATTCCGCATTGAGTTCTATGCTTCTACTCTCGACTATGCTTCATAG
- a CDS encoding helix-turn-helix domain-containing protein, whose amino-acid sequence MTEEIKVQKSSGNVFADLGLENSDELLVKAELAYKISSIITKLGITQVEAAKLLGIDQPKMSALINGKLSGFSTVRLFRFLNSLGRDVEIVVKDKPKSRSQARTQVVSR is encoded by the coding sequence ATGACTGAAGAGATTAAGGTGCAAAAAAGTAGTGGTAATGTTTTTGCGGATTTGGGATTAGAGAATTCTGATGAGTTGCTGGTCAAAGCAGAACTTGCTTACAAAATTAGCAGTATCATTACTAAATTAGGAATTACTCAAGTTGAAGCGGCTAAACTATTGGGGATCGATCAGCCTAAGATGTCGGCTTTGATCAATGGCAAGTTATCAGGTTTCTCGACTGTGAGGTTGTTTAGGTTTTTAAATTCTCTAGGTCGTGATGTGGAGATTGTGGTGAAAGATAAGCCTAAATCTCGTTCTCAGGCTCGTACTCAGGTTGTGAGTAGGTAA
- the tumA gene encoding antitoxin TumA, producing the protein MRKQITEYTSPLDALVALTKQLYGYEIKYQTDSADFFVQYQQGETDDDEERFDWASNYRHYLALRQELEINLRNVVQ; encoded by the coding sequence ATGCGTAAACAGATTACTGAATATACATCGCCTCTAGATGCTTTAGTAGCTTTGACTAAGCAGTTATACGGTTATGAGATTAAATACCAAACTGATTCGGCTGACTTTTTTGTGCAGTATCAACAAGGTGAGACGGATGATGATGAAGAGAGGTTTGATTGGGCGAGTAATTACCGTCATTATCTAGCTTTACGGCAAGAATTAGAGATTAACTTAAGAAATGTCGTGCAATAG
- a CDS encoding DNA/RNA helicase domain-containing protein, whose protein sequence is MLHRLLSVNQDINRHISSIFDYYSCSGNHLRLGEKGVNRIIDLISPKTNFKKYIGNDLSEIHQEILRLTEQQFAILNSLYFQSQCTILGCAGSGKTQLAIEKTRQLSQQNYTTLITCKSLNLSLYIAASLSQEIESNHCVVSHYSKVIENYNNRKFDAIILDEGQDFERSELDLLKKLLTEEEIFYIFQDSNQNISKKENISKYTLQLNPMALNKNCRNTNQIFHYAKPFVSCLHPLESSSIDGRDVVQKVYDRPCNLLLMIEKDISFLVNEEKVNSNQIIILTDIHPLSKSFLASLSKIGNFSLIEYSLNNKEKQSIQYENIGRYKGLENDIILLVLEKPKTLVPNNWDIANKYIGATRAKSYLIVYEAPDPEIDF, encoded by the coding sequence ATGCTTCATAGACTTTTGTCAGTCAATCAGGATATTAATAGACATATATCATCTATCTTTGATTACTATTCTTGCAGTGGAAATCACTTAAGGTTGGGAGAAAAGGGTGTAAATAGAATTATAGATTTGATTTCGCCGAAAACCAACTTCAAGAAGTATATTGGTAATGATCTAAGCGAGATTCATCAAGAAATTCTCCGCTTAACTGAGCAGCAATTTGCGATATTAAATAGCCTGTATTTTCAATCTCAATGCACAATTTTAGGGTGTGCTGGATCAGGTAAAACACAATTAGCAATAGAAAAGACAAGGCAACTATCTCAACAAAATTATACAACTCTTATAACTTGTAAGTCTCTTAATTTAAGTCTTTATATTGCAGCTTCATTATCACAAGAAATCGAGTCAAATCATTGCGTAGTATCACATTATAGTAAAGTAATAGAAAATTATAACAACAGAAAATTTGATGCTATTATTCTTGACGAAGGTCAAGATTTTGAGCGTAGTGAATTAGATCTTTTAAAGAAGCTCCTAACTGAAGAAGAAATATTTTACATATTTCAGGATAGCAATCAAAATATATCCAAAAAGGAAAATATTAGCAAGTATACACTTCAATTAAATCCTATGGCTTTAAACAAAAACTGTAGGAATACCAATCAAATATTTCATTATGCTAAGCCATTTGTATCTTGCTTACATCCTCTAGAAAGCTCATCAATTGATGGCAGGGATGTAGTTCAAAAAGTATATGATAGACCTTGTAATCTTCTACTAATGATTGAGAAAGATATCTCTTTTTTGGTTAATGAAGAGAAAGTAAATTCCAATCAGATTATTATATTGACTGATATACATCCACTATCGAAGTCATTTTTAGCAAGTTTATCTAAAATTGGAAATTTCTCTTTAATAGAATATTCACTAAACAATAAAGAGAAGCAAAGTATTCAATATGAAAATATAGGAAGATATAAAGGGCTTGAAAATGACATTATTTTACTTGTTCTTGAAAAGCCTAAAACATTAGTTCCAAACAACTGGGATATTGCCAATAAATACATCGGAGCTACTAGAGCAAAAAGTTATTTAATTGTCTATGAAGCTCCTGATCCAGAAATTGACTTTTAA
- a CDS encoding nuclease-related domain-containing protein, translating into MTYISILKPSLTPLNFCPVLRVFHSAWWQADKYYIQERESDFTIVHPEKGILLLEVKGGKISYDSINKSWYQNQDRMKRSPFDQAREIRYSFIKFLSRSSSNLSRACIGQCAAFPDVDAIENGLPSEAPRNILLLRPQLKDINLID; encoded by the coding sequence TTGACTTACATCTCAATTCTCAAGCCTTCTTTAACTCCATTAAATTTTTGTCCTGTACTTAGAGTTTTTCATAGTGCATGGTGGCAAGCTGATAAGTACTATATACAAGAACGTGAAAGTGATTTTACTATAGTTCATCCAGAGAAAGGAATCCTATTATTAGAGGTAAAAGGAGGGAAAATATCTTATGACTCTATAAATAAATCTTGGTATCAAAATCAAGATAGGATGAAAAGGTCTCCATTTGATCAAGCTAGAGAAATTAGGTATTCATTTATAAAATTTCTGAGTAGGTCTAGTAGTAACCTATCAAGAGCGTGTATTGGTCAATGCGCAGCTTTTCCTGATGTGGATGCTATAGAAAATGGATTGCCATCTGAAGCTCCTCGCAATATATTGCTATTGCGTCCTCAACTCAAAGATATTAATCTGATTGACTGA
- a CDS encoding DUF2281 domain-containing protein, which translates to MQTLPKIEETLIAVIKALPIEKQQALLEFAEFLQAKTSPKSPSKSIKGLWANADINLTEEELAATRKEMWATFPKDIEL; encoded by the coding sequence ATGCAAACACTACCTAAAATCGAAGAAACATTAATTGCAGTCATCAAAGCCTTACCAATCGAAAAACAGCAAGCACTATTAGAATTTGCCGAATTTTTGCAAGCCAAAACATCACCTAAATCCCCAAGCAAAAGTATCAAAGGCTTATGGGCAAATGCAGATATTAACCTCACCGAAGAAGAACTCGCTGCAACTAGAAAAGAAATGTGGGCAACCTTCCCCAAGGACATTGAATTATGA
- a CDS encoding RNA-directed DNA polymerase: MNQHFLLELIKKRETFDKAYVYAIYYRIKEDSYCNFIEIDYYRQDKEKLFEEIKSIFENPNVYEPETAFSFYLPKSEMFFRRMIHTPFKDLVIKFIIVIILADLLDFTLVKNCFSHRLERNRDKDKKSKEGLYRYYFYGFEEFTDWQTKQVDHSFCLLKTDISSFYDSISHEYLVSAISKQLSIPKESQFILIFAKTLKFKVCYYSFVDGKLNETYNSQGIPIGNEAEGFIANLFLKEVDEALFNQKINFGRYVDDFRIFTKSKSDAIKGLIILQEFLLKIGVNLNASKTKIIEAQEKIIEFIKESKKGGTSTIPFIEEEDSDPQQEKIIDKSVLIREINSSTEYEQELPDKSISVSDKDIFVSLEEIDSEEKAKKFGEFLHKIPLGKKIDPKLFIYHIEWLYQLSKKYTKHSKLYAWLFVRFVSLENNDDIQKISLKYLFKVLDDTEIHTFIKTRIIHNLIKPRKGALTYIQRMSTRQKLKERLLLCITELIRSNCIALQLNCIYAYYLILQDYHLLQDLISINLNRPIPEPIQNAVYQIGTLYYKGSPKLPSFEEILEESEVTIESESFLFQ, from the coding sequence ATGAATCAACACTTTCTCCTAGAACTAATAAAAAAGAGAGAGACTTTCGACAAAGCATATGTATATGCAATATATTATAGGATTAAGGAAGATTCCTACTGTAATTTTATAGAGATAGATTACTATAGACAAGATAAGGAAAAGTTGTTTGAAGAAATAAAGTCTATTTTTGAAAATCCTAATGTATACGAACCAGAAACTGCATTTTCTTTCTATCTACCTAAATCAGAAATGTTCTTTAGGCGAATGATACATACCCCCTTTAAAGATTTAGTAATAAAATTTATTATTGTAATAATTCTAGCTGATCTATTGGATTTTACACTAGTAAAAAACTGCTTTTCACATAGACTAGAGAGAAATAGAGATAAAGACAAAAAATCTAAAGAAGGATTGTATAGATACTACTTCTACGGGTTTGAAGAGTTTACAGATTGGCAAACAAAACAAGTCGATCATAGCTTCTGTTTACTGAAAACTGATATCTCATCTTTCTATGATTCTATATCTCATGAATATTTGGTTTCGGCAATTTCAAAACAACTTAGCATACCCAAAGAATCACAATTCATATTGATTTTTGCTAAAACCTTAAAATTCAAAGTTTGTTACTACTCTTTCGTAGATGGTAAATTAAACGAAACTTATAATAGTCAAGGGATACCGATTGGCAATGAAGCAGAAGGATTCATTGCTAATTTATTTCTTAAAGAAGTTGATGAAGCCTTATTCAACCAAAAAATAAACTTTGGAAGATATGTTGATGATTTTCGTATTTTTACAAAGAGTAAAAGTGATGCGATAAAAGGATTAATAATATTGCAAGAGTTTCTTTTAAAAATTGGAGTAAATCTAAATGCTTCAAAAACAAAAATAATAGAAGCTCAAGAAAAGATTATTGAATTTATTAAAGAATCAAAAAAAGGGGGGACATCAACAATTCCATTCATAGAAGAGGAAGATTCTGATCCTCAGCAAGAAAAAATTATAGATAAAAGTGTTTTAATTAGGGAAATAAACTCAAGTACAGAATATGAGCAAGAACTGCCAGACAAATCAATTTCTGTATCAGATAAAGATATATTTGTTAGCCTTGAAGAAATAGACAGTGAAGAAAAAGCAAAGAAATTTGGTGAATTTCTACACAAAATACCTCTAGGTAAAAAAATAGACCCTAAACTATTTATTTATCATATTGAGTGGCTATATCAATTATCTAAAAAATATACTAAGCATTCCAAATTATATGCTTGGTTGTTTGTTAGATTTGTATCTTTAGAAAATAATGATGATATTCAAAAAATTAGTCTTAAATACCTATTTAAAGTGCTTGACGACACTGAAATACATACATTTATTAAGACTAGAATAATTCATAATCTTATAAAACCAAGAAAGGGAGCTTTGACTTATATACAAAGGATGTCAACAAGACAAAAATTAAAAGAGAGGTTACTTCTATGTATAACTGAGTTAATAAGAAGTAATTGCATAGCTTTGCAACTAAATTGCATTTACGCTTATTATTTAATTCTTCAAGATTATCATTTATTACAAGATTTGATATCGATAAATTTAAATCGTCCAATACCAGAGCCTATACAAAATGCTGTTTATCAGATTGGGACACTGTATTATAAAGGTTCACCTAAATTACCTTCATTTGAAGAAATATTGGAGGAAAGTGAAGTAACAATTGAATCTGAAAGTTTTTTGTTTCAATAA